From Quercus lobata isolate SW786 chromosome 1, ValleyOak3.0 Primary Assembly, whole genome shotgun sequence, one genomic window encodes:
- the LOC115990866 gene encoding mediator of RNA polymerase II transcription subunit 25 has product MHSCLSHTHRQNPNRTQNYTKLVSHSSHQLSDLTMAEKQQLIVAVEGTAAMGHFWQTVLSDYLEKIIRCFCGNELNGQKPSSSNVEFSLVTFNTHGSYCGCLVQRTGWTRDVDNFLQWLSYIPFAGGGFNDAAIAEGLAEALMMFPILQNGNQNQQNMDSQRHCILVAASNPYPLPTPVYRPQIQNLEKGENIEEQTESRSSDAETVAKSFAQCSVSLSVICPKQLPKLRTIFNAARRNPRPADLAVDNVKNPQFLVLLSENFMEARAALSRSGITSLPSNQSSVKVDMTPVTSVTGPPPTSIQSVNGSIMNRQPISVGNVPPATVKVEPSTITSMVAGPGFSHMPPVARAASQGVPSLQTSSPSSASQEMITNNDNVQDLKPLVSGVSQPVRPVGPAPANVNILNNLCQARQVMNSAALTGGSSIGLQHQTPISMHMSNMISSGMASSVSAAQNVFSSGQSGITSISGSGALSGTGQVAQNSGLGSFNSATSNVSGNSNLGISQPMANLQGGVSMSQSVPGMNPGNLSGAQMAQSGIGMNQNMMSGLGPSVVSSGTGTMIPTPGMPQQVQSGMQSLGVNNNSAANMPLSQQTSSSLQSSQSKYVKVWEGNLSGQRQGQPVFITRLEGYRSASASETLAANWPPTMQIVRLISQDHMNNKQYVGKADFLVFRAMNQHGFLGQLQEKKLCAVIQLPSQTLLLSVSDKACRLIGMLFPGDMVVFKPQISSQQQQQQQMQQQQMQSQQHPQLQQQHLPQLQQQQQLPQLQQQLPQLQQQQLPQMQQQPQLPQLQQQQQLPQLQQQQQLPQLQQQQPLSQLQPQQQLQQLQQQQPLSQLQQQQQQLPQLQQLQQQQQLPQQQQMVGTGMGQAYIQGTGRSQLVSQGQVPSQGPPNMPGGGFMN; this is encoded by the exons ATGCACTCCTgcctctctcacacacacagaCAGAACCCAAACAGAACCCAAAACTATACGAAACTAGTCAGTCACAGCTCTCATCAGCTTTCCGATCTCACCATGGCAGAGAAGCAGCAGCTGATCGTGGCCGTTGAAGGCACCGCAGCCATGGGACACTTTTGGCAAACAGTCCTTTCTGATTACCTTGAAAAGATCATCAG GTGTTTCTGTGGAAATGAGTTGAACGGGCAG aAGCCCTCTAGTTCTAATGTTGAGTTCTCCTTGGTCACTTTTAATACCCATGGATCCTACTGTG GGTGCCTGGTACAACGGACTGGCTGGACAAGAGATGTAGATAATTTCTTACAGTGGCTTTCATATATACCCTTTGCTGGTGGTGGTTTCAATGATGCTGCAATTGCAGAAGGGCTTGCTGAAGCTCTGATG ATGTTTCCTATTCTGCAAAATGGAaaccaaaatcaacaaaatatggATTCTCAAAGGCATTGCATTCTTGTTGCTGCTAGTAACCCTTATCCCTTGCCAACACCAGTTTATCGGCCACAGATTCAAAATTTGGAGAAGGGTGAAAATATAGAAGAACAAACAGAAAGCCGCTCGTCTGATGCTGAGACAGTTGCTAAATCATTTGCCCAA TGCTCCGTTTCTCTGTCAGTCATTTGTCCAAAACAGCTTCCTAAACTTAGAACAATATTCAATGCG gcaAGGCGCAATCCCCGGCCTGCAGATCTAGCAGTAGACAATGTGAAAAACCCTCAGTTTCTTGTTCTACTATCAGAGAATTTTATGGAGGCCCGTGCTGCTTTAAGTCGTTCTGGAATTACAAGTTTGCCTTCAAATCAGAGTTCTGTAAAAGTGGACATGACTCCTGTTACTTCAGTCACAGGACCGCCTCCAACTTCTATTCAATCAG TGAATGGGTCTATCATGAATAGGCAACCAATATCTGTTGGAAATGTTCCCCCTGCTACTGTGAAAGTT gAACCAAGCACTATAACTTCCATGGTAGCTGGACCTGGTTTTTCACACATGCCACCTGTTGCACGTGCTGCTTCTCAAGGAGTCCCAAGCTTACAAACTTCTTCACCATCTTCTGCTTCTCAAGAAATGATCACAAATAATGACAATGTCCAAGATTTGAAACCCTTAGTAAGTGGTGTGTCACAACCTGTACGTCCTGTTGGCCCTGCTCCAGCAAATGTGAACATTTTGAACAATCTCTGTCAAGCACGACAAGTGATGAACTCTGCAGCTTTAACTGGAGGATCCTCTATAGGACTTCAACATCAAACTCCTATATCCATGCATATGTCAAACATGATATCCAGTGGGATGGCATCTTCTGTGTCTGCTGCTCAAAATGTATTTTCATCTGGACAATCTGGCATTACATCGATAAGTGGGTCCGGAGCCCTTTCAGGGACTGGACAGGTTGCACAAAACTCAGGTCTTGGTTCATTCAATTCGGCAACTTCTAATGTGTCTGGAAATTCAAACCTTGGGATTTCTCAACCAATGGCTAATCTCCAAGGAGGTGTTAGTATGAGTCAATCAGTACCTGGTATGAACCCAGGGAATCTTTCCGGAGCACAAATGGCACAAAGTGGGATTGGCATGAACCAAAACATGATGAGTGGCCTTGGGCCATCAGTTGTCTCTTCTGGAACTGGAACAATGATTCCGACTCCAGGAATGCCTCAACAAGTACAATCAGGGATGCAATCACTCGGCGTAAACAACAACTCAGCAGCTAATATGCCATTGTCACAACAAACATCAAGTTCTTTGCAGTCATCACAATCCAAATATGTAAAAGTCTGGGAG GGAAATTTATCTGGCCAGAGACAAGGGCAGCCTGTCTTTATCACCAGACTGGAA GGTTACAGGAGTGCTTCAGCTTCTGAAAC GCTTGCAGCAAACTGGCCGCCAACAATGCAAATAGTTCGGCTAATATCTCAGGACCACATGAACAATAA GCAATATGTTGGAAAGGCAGATTTTCTAGTTTTTCGTGCAATGAACCAGCATGGATTTCTTGGACAACTGCAAGAAAAGAAGCTT tGTGCAGTCATTCAATTGCCATCTCAGACATTGCTGCTATCTGTTTCTGACAAAGCCTGCCGCTTGATTGGAATGCTTTTTCCTGGG GATATGGTTGTGTTTAAGCCACAAATATCAAGTCAGcagcaacaacagcaacaaatgCAACAGCAGCAGAtgcaatctcaacagcatccacAGCTGCAACAACAGCACCTTCCACAACTGCAACAACAACAGCAGCTTCCGCAACTGCAACAGCAGCTTCCGCAACTGCAACAGCAGCAGCTTCCACAGATGCAACAACAACCGCAGCTTCCTCAACtacaacagcagcagcagctgCCTCAACtgcaacagcagcagcagctgCCGCAACTGCAACAGCAGCAACCACTCTCGCAGCTGCAACCACAACAGCAACTTCAGCAACTGCAACAACAGCAACCACTCTCACAGctgcagcagcagcagcagcagcttCCGCAACTGCAGCAATTGCAGCAACAGCAACAACTTCCGCAGCAACAACAAATGGTTGGGACAGGGATGGGTCAAGCTTACATTCAAGGTACAGGCAGGTCACAATTAGTTTCTCAGGGACAGGTTCCATCACAAGGGCCACCAAACATGCCTGGAGGGGGCTTTATGAATTAA